The DNA segment TCTATGCATTCCTGGTGGCCATAGCCATCAAAGGTTATTTAGACTGGAGGAAAACCTACCGTGAACAAACAAATTAAGAAAATTGCCATTGTTGGCCCTGAAAGCACAGGAAAATCGACGATTACACAGCAACTGGCTAAACATTACAAAACACTTTGGGTACCTGAGTATGCAAGGTATTACTGTGCTGCATTAACTGAACCCTGCAGCTTGCAGGACGAAATCAACATGTATCATGGACAAGTAGCACTGGAAGAATCTATCTTAGCCATCGCAGAAAAAGACCTGATCTTTTGCGACACTACCTTTATCACGGTAAAAATCTGGAGC comes from the Pedobacter sp. FW305-3-2-15-E-R2A2 genome and includes:
- a CDS encoding ATP-binding protein — its product is MNKQIKKIAIVGPESTGKSTITQQLAKHYKTLWVPEYARYYCAALTEPCSLQDEINMYHGQVALEESILAIAEKDLIFCDTTFITVKIWSEEVFGETPQVVLDALPNYTYDLYLLMDIDLPWQEDPLRDFPHKREHFMQVWHQELKNLTANYIVINGQEERLNNAISAVESFLNKP